In Runella sp. SP2, the genomic window AAAACGCTCCACGTCAAAGCCACTTTCTCCCAAATGTTGCATGAGTACTTCGTGGCAGCGTTGCATAAATTGCTCATCACTGATGCGATTTTTAAGCGCTATTTCTTCCTCCATTTGGCTTTGCTGCGCCAATTCAGATGCCCTGTCTTTCGTATATTTTTGAAGTAAAACCTGGCGTTGTTTTATCAAATTCCGAACCCTCACCTGCAACTCTTCCCGATCAAAAGGCTTCGACAAATAATCGTCAGCACCAAGTTCCAAGCCTTCCAAACGGTCGGCCAGGGTAGCTTTGGCCGTCAGCATCACAATCGGAATATGATTCGTGAGTTCATTTTGTTTTATGGCTTTGCACAACCCAAAACCGTCGAGCCGAGGCATCATCAAATCACAAATAACAACGTCGGGCAATTCTTCAATGGCTTTTTCCAACCCTTCTTGTCCGTCACTTGCTTCTAATAAATAGTAATGGGGGGCAAAAATCTCCCGTATGTAGGCCCGCAGTTCGGGGTTATCTTCCACAATCAACAGCACCTCTTTGCCATCATTGGTGGGCGTTTCCATAAGTAACTCTTCTTCCAAAAGTGTTTGTTCCTTTGGCATATTTATGGGTACAATCACCTGATTGTTGGCTGCCGCACTCTCTTCCAACATCGGCAACATCACCGTAAAAACAGAGCCTTCACCTACTTTACTTTCTACATGGATGCTCCCTTTCATCACTTGCACCAACTCCTTCACCAAAGCCAGCCCAATGCCCGTTCCTTCATACGTACGGTTATTGCCGCTATCGGCTTGGTAAAAACGGTCAAATATGCGTGGCAAACGCTGTGAGTCAATCCCAATACCAAAGTCTTGTACTTTCAGTACAAGCTGCGTTTTTTGGTAATCGACCCGTACCTGTACTCGTCCACTTGGGGGCGTAAACTTAAACGCGTTCGAGAGGAGGTTCGTCACAACTTTTTCAACCTTATCTTGATCAAAATCAGCTATATAACTCAACTGACTTTGCTCGTACTGAAAAAGAATTTTCTTGTTTTGGGCGAGCGATTCAAAGGAAGCAAACAAATAGTTTAGAAACTGAGCTAAGTCGGCTCTTTGCAACTGCATGTCCATTTTTCCCGCCTCCAGTTTGCTCAAATCCAATAATTGATTGATAAGCGTCAACAATCGTTCGGCGTTTTGCTGCATTAGTCGAAAAATATCCCGTTCTGGAAACTCTCGCCGCAGGTCTTTTAGAGGCGACAAAATCAGCGTCAGGGGCGTCCGAAATTCGTGGGAAATATTGGCGAAGAAGCTGGTTTTGAGGTTATCTAGTTCTTTCAAACGGCTGTTTTGCTCAATGCTGAAATGAAGTTTTTGCTCCGCAGAACGAAAAATCCCCCCGAGGAAAATGACAAAAACGAAAATTTCCCCCAAAAACAACAAATACGCAATCGAATACACGGGTTCGTATTCAATCCAGCCCAACAGTCGAATGTACAGCAGGGCGTAGCTGATCATCCCCAAAATAAAAGGAATGGCGTAGTATTTTTCAATAGATATTTTTTTGACGATGGAATAGAGGTACAAACAAGAAAAATAGGTCGCCGAAATGATGATGCTATACACCCCCAACTTGAGCCAATACCACTGATAATCAACAAAAACAATGATACTCTCGAAGATGGTCAGTCCAATAATGCTCATGGCGATGAAGGTGTGAATTTTCGAGAATTTCCCCTTGATTTGGGTAAAATACACAAAGATTCCACCGCCTAGAGTCACGGAGTTGTAGAACAAAAAATCAATTTTTTTAGCAACGTCGGGGTCGTCCGTAAACCACGGGCCAGCGATATTGAGATACCCCCAAAAAGCAAACGTCTTGATGACGGTATGCAGCGAATATAGCCTAAATGCAAAATTGCTGATGATGAACAAACTAAGCGTAAGTACCAAAAACAAACGAAAAATAACCAAACCGTTGAAGAAACTTTGGCCAGCATATCCCTCTAGTTTTGATTTATAGTATGTTTTTTCTGAATGCAGCCGCAAAGTCATATAGTGGCCGCGTTTGCTGGTTACTTTGACGTAAATGTTTTTGCGTTGGTTGGGGCTAAGGTCAACGACAAAGGTCGGGTCTTGATCGATGAGTTTTTTCTCTTTCTCAACCGTCAAAATCTTCTGTTGTTTGTGCGAAAATTTTTGTCCCGTCGTATCCGAAATGTAAATATCCAACTGCTCCACCAAAGGGTTTGTCCATACCAAAATCCAGTCTTTATTGGTAGCATTGGTATTTTTTAGGGAAAATCGCACCCAGAATATATCATCAGAATAGGGAAAAATAATGTGGTCTTTGGGCGACTTTTTGAAGTTCATCGCTGCCACTTGTTCCAACGTCAGTTTGCCCGTCGAATCCTTTAAAATTTCAATGGAAGAAGTAATGTTTTTCGGAATCTTTTGGTCTTCCGACAAAACAATTTCTTGAGAAATACCCTGCTTAGGAAAGCCATAAAACGCAATTACAAAGAAGAAAAATAGCTTTATGTAGTTTTTCATTTTCATCCCACCTCATTTGAGAAAAGAATCAAATATACCTAAATCTACCCAAAAGCAATCTTATTGCAAATAAAAACAACCCTAAATATGTCTTATTACAATAGATGGTTTAGGATTTAGATACGCATCCGAAACCACCTATTGTAAAACTTTTACCTACTTTTTCAACGCTACAACCGAGTAAAACGCTGGTTTTGGCTGGTTATTACGGTCAAAAAGCAACGGGTAGTTGGTACGACCACGCACGGGCCAGCCGTTGAGCCAACTGTTCGCGTCGTTAACACCCCACAATGTCACGCGGGTAACTTTGTCTTTATGCTTCAAAAACAATTTGAATAAGGCTTCATAATCCGCCGCCAACTGCTTCTGTACCTCGTCGGGCAAGCCTGCCGTGTAAGGATTTAGGCTGGGATTGCTGGCCATGCGCTGGTTGACATCGGCTCCCTGAAAGTTGCGGGGAAGCACTTCAATGTCTAGCTCAGTGAACATCACCTTCAAGCCCAGCGCGGCGTATTGCAAAATACTTTCTTCAATGTCCTTGAACGGTACTTTACCCACGTGCCAGTGACCCTGAATCCCCACGCCGTCGATGCGCGCGCCCGACGCTTGTACTTTTTTGATAAGCTCGATGCAGCCCGCGCGTTTGGCAGGTTGCTCGTTGTTGTAATCGTTGTAGTACAGTTCCACATTCGGCGCGGCCTGCTGCGTGAGGCGGAAAGCTTCGGCGATGTAGCCTTCACCCAGATAATCTAGGAAAACAGTTTTGCGCAAAGTTCCGTCTTCGTTCAAGGCTTCGTTCACCACGTCCCACGAAAAGATATTGTCTTTGTAGCGACCTGCCACGGTTTTGATGTGGTCGTTGAAAAACGTCTGAATGGAGTCTTTGCTGTGAATA contains:
- a CDS encoding ATP-binding protein — protein: MKNYIKLFFFFVIAFYGFPKQGISQEIVLSEDQKIPKNITSSIEILKDSTGKLTLEQVAAMNFKKSPKDHIIFPYSDDIFWVRFSLKNTNATNKDWILVWTNPLVEQLDIYISDTTGQKFSHKQQKILTVEKEKKLIDQDPTFVVDLSPNQRKNIYVKVTSKRGHYMTLRLHSEKTYYKSKLEGYAGQSFFNGLVIFRLFLVLTLSLFIISNFAFRLYSLHTVIKTFAFWGYLNIAGPWFTDDPDVAKKIDFLFYNSVTLGGGIFVYFTQIKGKFSKIHTFIAMSIIGLTIFESIIVFVDYQWYWLKLGVYSIIISATYFSCLYLYSIVKKISIEKYYAIPFILGMISYALLYIRLLGWIEYEPVYSIAYLLFLGEIFVFVIFLGGIFRSAEQKLHFSIEQNSRLKELDNLKTSFFANISHEFRTPLTLILSPLKDLRREFPERDIFRLMQQNAERLLTLINQLLDLSKLEAGKMDMQLQRADLAQFLNYLFASFESLAQNKKILFQYEQSQLSYIADFDQDKVEKVVTNLLSNAFKFTPPSGRVQVRVDYQKTQLVLKVQDFGIGIDSQRLPRIFDRFYQADSGNNRTYEGTGIGLALVKELVQVMKGSIHVESKVGEGSVFTVMLPMLEESAAANNQVIVPINMPKEQTLLEEELLMETPTNDGKEVLLIVEDNPELRAYIREIFAPHYYLLEASDGQEGLEKAIEELPDVVICDLMMPRLDGFGLCKAIKQNELTNHIPIVMLTAKATLADRLEGLELGADDYLSKPFDREELQVRVRNLIKQRQVLLQKYTKDRASELAQQSQMEEEIALKNRISDEQFMQRCHEVLMQHLGESGFDVERFAEIMNVSSVQLRRKLKASTGQGVIEYLRNFRLERAAEMLANQTATVSEVAYKVGFESLSYFSKVFFEKYGKSPSEWL
- a CDS encoding endo-1,4-beta-xylanase, which gives rise to MFSKKSVKAVSTAILMAGATTGFTQSIPSLKDTFKNDFGIGTALNNGQIEERDPAMTQLIVSQFNMATPENVMKSALIHPKWDTYDFVVPDKLVAFGKKHNIKINGHTLIWHSQLPSYIRGIHSKDSIQTFFNDHIKTVAGRYKDNIFSWDVVNEALNEDGTLRKTVFLDYLGEGYIAEAFRLTQQAAPNVELYYNDYNNEQPAKRAGCIELIKKVQASGARIDGVGIQGHWHVGKVPFKDIEESILQYAALGLKVMFTELDIEVLPRNFQGADVNQRMASNPSLNPYTAGLPDEVQKQLAADYEALFKLFLKHKDKVTRVTLWGVNDANSWLNGWPVRGRTNYPLLFDRNNQPKPAFYSVVALKK